From Draconibacterium halophilum, one genomic window encodes:
- a CDS encoding ADP-ribosylglycohydrolase family protein, whose amino-acid sequence MKINFFLSYLLFLIVFGIITSCTKTSEIAPNPNLEYKNYTPKSTDKTINRNDYYKKLQGFWLGTCIANWTGLVTEMDKIGNIGEIKTGDFYTRNDWGKPDQPSIWGEGIPSDLSQNIDFVFADVDSIWGADDDTDIEYIYQELLLKYKTSFLTGAQIREGWLEHIRHEEENYLWVSNQMAFDLMKEGLMPPATGDPENNPEFEMIDAQLTTEIFGLFAPAQPDMAIRLAKLPIQNTARENSQWISEFYVTMFSLASAVDESLPLKEQLFWMAEQAKDRLPETSYSRKMYEYVKSKYNEDISWEQARDSVYSRYQVNEADGYDMTSRNLYCNACFAAGINFAASLVSLFYGEGDIVETIKIGTLCGWDSDNPTATWGGLIGFMIGKEGIEKAFGRKFSNRFNIQRTRVGFENNGVDTVENMALKGIWIIDRVVQEEMNGGVDLKNNRWYVPEF is encoded by the coding sequence ATGAAAATCAACTTTTTTCTGTCATATCTTTTATTTCTAATCGTTTTTGGAATTATCACAAGTTGTACAAAAACATCAGAAATTGCTCCAAATCCAAATCTCGAATACAAAAACTACACTCCCAAAAGCACTGATAAAACAATAAACAGGAACGACTATTATAAAAAGCTTCAGGGGTTTTGGCTGGGCACCTGCATTGCCAACTGGACGGGTTTAGTTACCGAAATGGACAAAATCGGGAATATTGGCGAAATAAAAACCGGAGATTTCTATACCCGAAACGACTGGGGAAAACCAGATCAGCCAAGTATTTGGGGAGAAGGTATTCCGAGTGATCTTTCACAAAACATAGATTTTGTATTTGCCGATGTTGACAGCATTTGGGGAGCTGACGATGATACGGATATCGAGTACATTTACCAGGAACTTTTATTAAAATATAAAACTTCATTTTTAACGGGCGCACAAATTCGCGAAGGCTGGCTGGAACATATCAGGCACGAAGAAGAAAACTATTTGTGGGTATCGAACCAAATGGCTTTCGATTTAATGAAAGAAGGATTGATGCCGCCTGCAACCGGCGATCCGGAAAATAATCCCGAATTTGAAATGATTGATGCGCAGCTAACCACCGAAATTTTTGGTTTGTTTGCTCCGGCTCAGCCTGATATGGCAATAAGATTGGCTAAATTGCCTATTCAGAATACGGCACGCGAAAACAGTCAATGGATTTCGGAATTTTACGTGACAATGTTTTCACTGGCATCGGCAGTTGACGAATCCTTGCCTCTTAAAGAGCAACTGTTTTGGATGGCCGAACAGGCTAAAGATCGACTTCCTGAAACTTCATACTCACGAAAAATGTATGAGTATGTAAAATCAAAATACAATGAAGATATTTCGTGGGAGCAGGCAAGGGATTCGGTTTATTCACGTTACCAGGTAAACGAGGCCGACGGTTACGATATGACATCGCGGAATTTGTATTGTAATGCCTGTTTTGCTGCCGGAATTAATTTTGCCGCAAGTCTGGTTAGTTTGTTTTATGGTGAGGGGGATATCGTTGAGACAATTAAAATAGGAACACTCTGTGGTTGGGATTCGGACAATCCAACAGCAACATGGGGCGGTTTAATCGGTTTTATGATTGGCAAAGAAGGCATTGAAAAGGCTTTTGGCAGAAAATTCTCCAACCGTTTTAACATTCAGCGAACAAGGGTGGGTTTTGAAAATAATGGAGTGGATACAGTTGAAAATATGGCACTAAAAGGAATTTGGATCATCGATAGAGTGGTTCAGGAAGAAATGAATGGTGGAGTGGATTTAAAAAACAATAGGTGGTATGTGCCTGAATTCTAA
- a CDS encoding GNAT family N-acetyltransferase: MQLNTKRLILNPITINDKHAILAYRSDAEANKYQGWIPQSLEDIEVFIRKLSAKLNVPDTWFQLAVVEKTNMQIIGDIGIHFIDEHQVELGYTISKDWQGLGMATEAVKAVIDYLFRYIKKHRITASVDPRNIASFAVLEKLGFWKRSTFQRKPFDKWPMG; the protein is encoded by the coding sequence ATGCAGCTAAACACAAAACGCCTGATACTTAATCCAATAACAATAAACGATAAACACGCCATTTTAGCCTATCGCTCCGATGCCGAAGCAAACAAATACCAGGGATGGATTCCGCAATCGCTTGAAGATATTGAAGTATTCATTCGTAAACTTTCAGCCAAATTAAATGTGCCCGACACCTGGTTTCAATTGGCTGTGGTTGAGAAAACCAACATGCAGATAATTGGCGACATTGGCATCCATTTTATCGATGAACACCAGGTAGAATTGGGTTACACGATTTCAAAAGATTGGCAGGGCCTGGGGATGGCTACCGAAGCAGTAAAAGCGGTAATCGACTATCTCTTTCGCTATATCAAAAAACACAGGATTACAGCCTCGGTTGATCCGCGGAATATCGCATCCTTTGCGGTACTTGAAAAACTAGGTTTTTGGAAAAGAAGCACATTTCAAAGAAAGCCTTTTGATAAATGGCCAATGGGTTGA
- a CDS encoding alpha/beta hydrolase family protein has protein sequence MKRYTIGLFTTLLLSFLIVETAIAQKPDLAGNWSGKIKLPTGELEIIFKITQNDGKYEAKMDVPKQGASDLPVGDVLVIDDSVSIAVPVILGNYSGHFSSPDSVSGKWKQSGMTFDVNLVRIDEVAPLLRPQTPEPPFPYLSEEVEYINPESGLKLAGTITIPKDVDACPAVVMITGSGAQNRDENIFGHKPFAVIADFLTQNGITVLRVDDRGVGDSEGNVSTSTSLDFADDVLAGVNFLKKRKEIDPRKIGLIGHSEGGLIAPLVATKSHNIAFIVMLAGPGTAGEQILYEQAALIAKAAGLPDYSVEQNKRSQQRIFEVVKSEPDTAKAREKLREAITQGMYTGMNEDMKKAIDAQISSVNSNWFRYFLTYDPKPTLAKVKCPVLALNGSKDLQVQVSNLEAIIKAVNSGNNMNVDTVRFANHNHLFQNCETGAVAEYAQIEETIDPEVLTVIKDWILEQTSAK, from the coding sequence ATGAAACGATACACAATTGGCCTTTTCACCACCCTTCTCCTTAGTTTTCTAATTGTTGAAACAGCAATTGCTCAGAAACCTGACTTAGCAGGCAACTGGTCGGGAAAAATTAAACTCCCCACCGGCGAGCTGGAGATCATCTTTAAGATCACCCAAAACGATGGAAAATACGAGGCAAAAATGGATGTACCTAAACAAGGTGCCAGCGACCTACCTGTTGGCGATGTGTTGGTGATTGACGATAGTGTATCAATTGCAGTGCCCGTTATTCTCGGAAATTATTCGGGGCATTTCTCATCGCCCGACTCTGTTTCCGGAAAATGGAAACAAAGCGGAATGACGTTCGATGTAAATCTTGTACGAATTGACGAAGTAGCTCCATTGCTGCGTCCGCAAACGCCGGAGCCACCGTTCCCCTATCTTTCTGAGGAAGTGGAATACATCAATCCGGAATCGGGATTAAAACTGGCCGGAACAATTACTATTCCCAAGGATGTGGATGCATGTCCGGCAGTAGTTATGATTACCGGTTCGGGAGCACAGAACCGTGATGAAAATATATTCGGGCACAAACCTTTTGCAGTAATTGCTGATTTCCTGACCCAAAACGGAATTACTGTTTTACGCGTTGATGATCGTGGCGTGGGGGACTCGGAAGGAAATGTTTCCACATCAACAAGCCTTGATTTTGCTGACGATGTACTGGCTGGAGTTAACTTTCTGAAAAAGCGAAAAGAAATTGATCCAAGAAAAATTGGATTGATCGGACATAGCGAAGGAGGATTGATCGCACCACTGGTAGCGACCAAATCGCACAACATTGCTTTTATTGTAATGCTGGCCGGCCCGGGAACAGCTGGCGAGCAAATTCTTTACGAGCAGGCGGCTTTAATAGCAAAAGCTGCGGGTTTGCCCGACTATTCCGTTGAACAAAATAAACGGTCACAGCAGAGAATATTTGAGGTCGTAAAAAGCGAACCCGACACAGCAAAAGCAAGGGAGAAACTGCGCGAGGCAATCACGCAAGGGATGTATACCGGGATGAATGAGGATATGAAAAAAGCCATTGATGCCCAAATATCAAGTGTAAATTCTAATTGGTTTCGCTATTTCCTCACTTACGACCCGAAACCAACATTGGCAAAAGTAAAATGTCCGGTACTGGCACTTAATGGATCAAAGGACTTGCAGGTTCAGGTATCGAACCTCGAAGCGATAATAAAAGCAGTAAATTCAGGAAACAATATGAATGTTGATACGGTTCGTTTTGCCAATCACAATCACCTTTTCCAAAACTGCGAAACGGGTGCCGTTGCCGAATATGCCCAAATTGAAGAAACCATCGATCCGGAAGTTTTAACGGTTATAAAAGACTGGATTCTGGAACAAACTTCAGCCAAATAA
- a CDS encoding DUF819 family protein: MDTPFLALIILFVITPVLVIYLEGKFSILKKIGAVLICYGVGLIIGNMGVLPDGAGKYQNMLTEITIPLSLPLILFSVDVRSWFKMARSAFLALATGLISVLIIVIIGFFIFRNDIENIWQVAGMLVGVYTGGTPNMAAMKTALNVSQELYIMTHTYDLTLGAIYLVFILSIGQKVFLWFLPPFKPVKTEDTAVAEMNTEEEFESYDGMLKKKTFFPLIGAFGISVAILGVSYGISLLLPKYYQTAVVILLITSFGIAFSFVPKIKAIKKTFQLGMYLILIFCLTVASMADISKLSNISFSLFYYVALAVYGSHIIHIALARIFKIDADTVIISTSALICSPPFVPVVAGALKNRQVILTGLVVGIAGYAVGNYLGVIVAYLLK; this comes from the coding sequence ATGGATACACCGTTTCTGGCGTTGATTATTCTTTTTGTTATCACTCCTGTTTTGGTTATTTATCTTGAAGGTAAATTTTCGATTTTAAAGAAAATTGGCGCTGTACTTATTTGTTATGGTGTTGGTTTAATTATTGGCAACATGGGCGTATTACCCGATGGTGCCGGAAAATACCAAAACATGCTCACCGAGATTACCATTCCTTTGTCGTTACCATTGATTCTTTTTTCGGTTGATGTGCGATCGTGGTTTAAAATGGCGCGTTCGGCATTTCTGGCGCTGGCAACCGGATTAATTTCGGTTTTGATAATTGTTATCATCGGCTTTTTTATTTTCCGCAACGACATTGAAAATATCTGGCAGGTGGCCGGTATGCTGGTTGGTGTTTACACCGGAGGCACACCGAACATGGCCGCCATGAAAACTGCCCTAAATGTGTCGCAGGAGTTGTATATTATGACCCATACTTACGACCTGACACTGGGTGCCATTTACCTGGTTTTTATTCTTTCCATCGGGCAGAAAGTATTTCTTTGGTTTTTACCGCCTTTTAAACCGGTTAAAACAGAAGACACTGCCGTTGCAGAAATGAATACTGAAGAAGAATTCGAGTCGTACGACGGGATGTTGAAGAAAAAAACCTTTTTCCCATTAATCGGTGCGTTTGGAATTTCAGTGGCTATTCTTGGTGTGAGTTACGGCATCAGTCTGCTTTTACCTAAGTACTACCAAACGGCAGTAGTTATTCTGTTAATTACTTCTTTCGGCATTGCGTTTTCGTTTGTGCCAAAAATAAAAGCCATAAAAAAGACCTTTCAACTGGGCATGTACCTCATTCTCATTTTTTGTTTAACGGTTGCCTCCATGGCCGACATCAGCAAATTATCAAACATCTCGTTTTCGTTATTCTATTATGTAGCTTTGGCGGTTTACGGCTCGCACATTATCCATATCGCACTGGCCCGCATTTTTAAAATTGATGCCGATACGGTAATTATTTCAACCAGTGCGCTAATTTGCTCGCCACCTTTTGTTCCGGTGGTTGCAGGCGCATTAAAAAACCGCCAGGTTATTTTAACCGGTTTGGTTGTGGGAATTGCCGGTTATGCCGTTGGAAATTATTTGGGGGTAATTGTTGCTTATTTGCTTAAATAG
- a CDS encoding M14 family metallopeptidase, which yields MKKFLKYTGLVLAIVIITLLGYTYSSLNYYSPEDPEVETDKTKLAYFQDTWEECRDAFRAQARSMEMRFDSVVIFSRLVESKTDTDLTIDFCYIPASDTTEKLVMICSGTHGIEGYVGSAVQQQLMDEFFQPEMVKNTGVLLVHGLNAWGFKNQRRFTENNVDLNRNYSTDISLFETKNDGFVALYDMLTPAGELNVNSIGNKFFMVTAINQIARKGMPALLQAFAQGQYEFQEGIYFGGYDFEQQVAIMSEVLTDIAAPYSTLLNLDLHTGFGERGKLHLFPNPIDDEELKAKTETVFDGYQIDWGDSDNFYTVHGQFVEFIGELFPDKTSIPMVLEFGTLNTGTTVGAVKSAHISIVENQGFHYGYKSEKDSLNALAGYYEMFYPPSEKWRSNALTVSQEMMGNIWENFQKLE from the coding sequence ATGAAAAAGTTTCTCAAGTACACCGGATTGGTGTTGGCAATAGTAATTATTACTTTATTGGGCTATACTTACTCCAGTTTAAATTATTATTCACCCGAAGATCCGGAAGTTGAAACCGACAAGACAAAGCTGGCATATTTCCAGGACACATGGGAGGAATGTCGCGATGCGTTCAGGGCACAGGCCCGCTCGATGGAAATGCGTTTTGACAGTGTGGTTATCTTTTCACGGTTGGTGGAAAGTAAAACAGATACAGACCTGACGATCGATTTCTGCTACATTCCGGCAAGCGATACAACGGAAAAACTAGTGATGATATGCTCGGGCACACATGGCATTGAAGGCTATGTTGGCAGTGCCGTTCAGCAACAACTAATGGACGAATTTTTTCAGCCTGAAATGGTTAAGAATACCGGTGTGTTGCTGGTACACGGACTAAACGCATGGGGTTTTAAGAACCAGCGCCGTTTTACTGAGAATAACGTTGATTTAAACCGGAATTACAGTACTGATATATCGCTTTTTGAAACTAAAAATGATGGTTTTGTTGCACTTTACGATATGCTAACACCTGCCGGAGAGTTGAATGTGAACAGCATTGGCAACAAGTTTTTTATGGTAACGGCCATCAATCAAATTGCCCGAAAGGGCATGCCGGCGTTATTACAGGCATTTGCACAGGGGCAGTACGAATTTCAGGAGGGGATTTATTTTGGCGGATACGATTTTGAACAGCAGGTGGCAATAATGTCGGAGGTTCTGACAGACATTGCAGCGCCGTATTCTACTTTATTAAACCTTGATTTACATACCGGATTCGGGGAAAGGGGAAAACTACATCTGTTTCCGAATCCTATTGATGATGAAGAATTAAAAGCCAAGACAGAAACCGTTTTTGATGGCTACCAAATTGATTGGGGCGACTCGGATAATTTTTATACCGTGCATGGTCAGTTTGTGGAGTTTATAGGTGAATTATTTCCCGATAAAACATCAATTCCGATGGTGTTGGAGTTTGGTACTTTAAATACCGGCACTACGGTTGGTGCAGTAAAATCGGCACATATTTCAATTGTCGAAAATCAGGGATTTCATTATGGTTATAAATCAGAAAAGGACAGTTTGAACGCTTTAGCCGGTTATTACGAAATGTTTTATCCACCATCGGAAAAATGGCGTAGCAATGCGCTTACTGTTTCGCAGGAAATGATGGGGAATATTTGGGAGAATTTTCAAAAGTTAGAGTAG